From Pseudanabaena sp. PCC 6802, one genomic window encodes:
- the cysC gene encoding adenylyl-sulfate kinase: protein MTAIYKGVTLWFTGLSGSGKTTISAAVAKEVRLRDRNVEILDGDIVRTHLSKGLGFSKEDRDTNIRRIGFVANLLSRNGVVAITAAISPYRHIRDEVRAMTADFLEVYVSAPLDVCEKRDVKGLYAKARSGEIKGFTGIDDPYEPPLTPEIICHTDRETIEESTQKVLTELELRGYIPSSKYSSSYSQ from the coding sequence ATGACTGCAATATACAAAGGCGTGACTCTCTGGTTTACAGGGTTAAGCGGTTCTGGTAAAACCACTATTAGCGCAGCAGTAGCAAAAGAGGTGAGGTTGCGCGATCGCAACGTTGAAATTTTAGATGGGGATATAGTCCGCACCCACCTTTCTAAGGGACTGGGCTTTAGTAAAGAAGATAGAGATACCAACATTCGCCGAATTGGTTTCGTGGCAAACTTGCTCAGTCGCAACGGTGTAGTAGCAATTACAGCCGCAATCAGTCCATATCGCCATATCCGCGATGAGGTGCGCGCCATGACAGCAGACTTTTTAGAAGTCTATGTGAGTGCCCCTTTAGATGTGTGCGAAAAGCGGGATGTCAAAGGTTTGTATGCCAAAGCTAGATCTGGAGAAATCAAAGGATTTACAGGCATTGACGATCCTTACGAACCACCTTTAACCCCTGAAATCATCTGCCATACCGATCGGGAAACTATTGAAGAAAGCACCCAAAAAGTTCTAACCGAGCTTGAACTTCGCGGCTACATCCCAAGCTCGAAATATAGCTCTAGCTATAGCCAGTAG
- a CDS encoding VOC family protein, producing MATKIFVNLPVKDLNKSVQFFTKLGYEFNPQFTDENATCMIVAEDIFVMLLVEKYFKTFTPKEICDTTKSAEVLVALSFESRAEVDAIVAKAIAAGGSTYNEPKDHGFMYQHGFQDLDGHIWEVFFMEPSAIEQAA from the coding sequence ATGGCTACTAAAATCTTCGTGAACCTACCCGTCAAAGATCTCAACAAATCTGTGCAGTTCTTTACTAAACTCGGCTATGAGTTTAATCCCCAATTTACTGACGAGAATGCCACTTGCATGATTGTGGCTGAGGATATATTTGTGATGCTTCTAGTTGAGAAATATTTCAAGACCTTTACTCCCAAGGAAATTTGCGACACAACCAAAAGTGCAGAAGTACTTGTAGCTTTATCTTTTGAGAGTCGCGCCGAAGTCGATGCCATCGTTGCCAAAGCGATCGCTGCGGGTGGAAGCACTTACAATGAGCCAAAAGACCACGGTTTTATGTATCAGCATGGATTCCAAGATTTAGATGGGCACATTTGGGAAGTCTTTTTCATGGAACCCAGTGCGATCGAGCAAGCAGCTTAA
- a CDS encoding glycosyltransferase family 2 protein has translation MESFPKVSICIPTYNGAEFLDSAIASAVAQTYPNFDIIISDDRSTDNTVAIAQTWQQKSSVPIVLLQHERYGLVENWNYCVEYTTQTNDPPAYIKFLFQDDLLTPDCLECMVKAAQQDRDIGLVFGRRKLLYGNSEILPPAKQWLHDLHQAWHNLQPIQAGINLISDRNFLRQPDNKIGEPTSVLIKSTVFNKLGLFDRSLRQFCDLEMWLRIAAHHQVAFVDRELATFRIHHQQTTNTNVAQDRIWAEIYQVWLKLVFHPTYKSITLTIRRNIYLHLWQSLIRECLGSIRHHRWHRLQQIGVLTVDACRFLFMPWQDLPPVISRS, from the coding sequence ATGGAGTCTTTCCCGAAAGTTAGCATTTGCATCCCCACCTATAATGGTGCGGAATTCTTAGATAGCGCGATCGCTAGTGCCGTTGCCCAAACTTATCCCAACTTTGACATCATTATTTCCGACGATCGCTCCACGGATAATACGGTAGCGATCGCCCAAACCTGGCAGCAAAAATCCTCTGTCCCCATTGTCCTGTTGCAGCACGAACGCTATGGTCTGGTTGAGAACTGGAACTATTGCGTGGAATACACAACCCAAACCAACGACCCGCCCGCATACATTAAATTCCTATTTCAAGATGACTTGTTAACACCTGATTGCCTTGAGTGTATGGTCAAAGCTGCCCAACAAGATCGCGACATCGGTCTAGTGTTCGGTCGTCGCAAGTTGCTTTATGGTAATTCGGAGATATTACCTCCCGCGAAACAATGGCTGCACGATCTGCACCAAGCCTGGCACAACCTGCAACCCATACAGGCTGGAATTAATTTGATTAGCGATCGCAACTTCTTACGCCAGCCCGACAATAAAATTGGCGAACCAACCAGTGTACTAATTAAAAGCACTGTATTTAACAAATTAGGGCTATTTGACCGATCGCTGCGTCAGTTCTGCGATCTGGAAATGTGGCTCCGGATCGCGGCACATCACCAGGTTGCTTTTGTGGATCGAGAGCTAGCTACATTCCGCATTCATCACCAGCAAACCACCAATACAAATGTGGCTCAAGATCGGATCTGGGCAGAAATTTACCAAGTATGGCTCAAGCTTGTCTTCCACCCTACCTATAAGAGTATTACTCTAACCATACGCAGGAATATTTACTTGCATCTATGGCAAAGCCTAATAAGAGAATGTCTTGGAAGCATCAGACACCATCGCTGGCACCGCCTGCAACAAATCGGTGTATTGACTGTTGATGCTTGTCGTTTTCTCTTTATGCCCTGGCAAGACTTGCCTCCAGTAATTTCACGGTCATAG
- the sat gene encoding sulfate adenylyltransferase translates to MVRSSKAIAPHGGHLVNRLVSEAQRQEFLSKAEFLPRVQLTERSLSDLELIAIGGFSPLTGFMNQEDYESVVMNMRLANGLPWAIPITLPVDEAIAAPLQIGSLVRLDDPNGLFIGVLELSQKYTYDKLKEALHVYRTNEDRHPGVKVVYTQGNTYLAGDIWLLERRPHPNFPTYQIDPAESRELFAEKGWRTIVGFQTRNPIHRAHEYIQKCALEIVDGLFLHPLVGATKSDDVPADVRMRCYEIMLEHYYPQDRVILAINPAAMRYAGPREAIFHAILRKNYGCTHFIVGRDHAGVGDYYGTYDAQYIFDEFEPGELGITPLMFEHAFYCTRTKGMATTKTSPSLPEERIHLSGTKVREMLRRGECPPPEFSRPEVAAELAKVMHQMAMAEVPAEFQI, encoded by the coding sequence ATGGTTCGCTCATCTAAAGCAATTGCACCACATGGTGGACATCTCGTTAACCGCTTGGTATCGGAGGCCCAGCGGCAAGAATTCCTCAGCAAAGCTGAATTCTTGCCCAGAGTCCAACTCACAGAGCGATCGCTATCCGACCTCGAACTCATTGCGATCGGCGGCTTTAGTCCCCTCACCGGATTTATGAATCAAGAGGACTACGAGTCAGTCGTAATGAATATGCGACTGGCTAACGGGCTACCCTGGGCAATTCCAATTACCTTGCCCGTGGATGAAGCGATCGCTGCCCCCCTGCAAATTGGTAGTTTAGTCAGGCTCGACGACCCCAACGGCCTCTTCATCGGCGTGCTGGAACTGAGCCAAAAATATACCTACGACAAACTCAAAGAAGCGCTGCACGTCTATCGCACTAACGAAGACCGCCACCCAGGTGTCAAAGTGGTCTATACCCAAGGCAATACCTACCTGGCCGGAGATATCTGGTTGCTGGAACGCCGCCCCCATCCCAATTTCCCCACTTACCAAATCGATCCCGCCGAGTCGCGCGAACTATTCGCCGAAAAAGGTTGGCGCACGATCGTGGGCTTCCAAACCCGCAACCCCATCCACCGCGCCCACGAGTACATCCAGAAATGCGCCCTAGAAATAGTCGATGGTCTATTTCTTCATCCCCTCGTCGGAGCCACTAAAAGCGACGATGTCCCCGCCGATGTCAGGATGCGCTGCTATGAAATCATGCTGGAGCATTACTATCCCCAGGATCGGGTGATCCTGGCAATTAACCCCGCTGCCATGCGTTATGCTGGCCCCCGCGAAGCCATATTCCACGCCATTCTCCGCAAAAACTACGGCTGCACCCACTTTATTGTAGGGCGCGATCATGCGGGGGTGGGCGACTACTACGGCACCTACGATGCCCAGTATATTTTCGACGAATTTGAACCTGGCGAACTAGGCATTACACCGCTCATGTTCGAGCACGCTTTTTACTGCACCCGTACCAAAGGCATGGCGACAACCAAAACCAGTCCTAGCCTTCCAGAAGAGCGGATTCACTTATCGGGGACAAAAGTTCGCGAAATGCTCCGCCGCGGCGAATGTCCGCCACCCGAGTTTTCTCGCCCCGAAGTAGCAGCCGAACTAGCTAAGGTCATGCATCAAATGGCAATGGCAGAAGTTCCTGCGGAATTTCAGATTTAA
- a CDS encoding glycosyltransferase family 4 protein — translation MRILFLHPNFPAQYRHVATVFGKDPKNKVVFGTRTQNDSSIAGVQKVYFQVLREARAETHHYVRTQESAVLHGQAVYRMCIDLKAAGFTPDIICGHSGWGPTLYVKDVYPDTPLLCYFEWYYHGRGSDADFDPTDPLSADDYPRIRTKNTPILMDLAASDWGLSPTHWQKSQFPAIFHSKISVLHDGVDTDYFQPLPNAKLVIPDLDLSHVDEIVTYVARGMEPYRGFPQFIEAIGHLQKMRPNCHAVIVGENRVCYGKAAPQGTTYKDLMLEKVPLDMSRVHFTGPLPYSHYLKVIQASSVHVYLTRPFVLSWSMIETMSTGCLVIGSDTPPVREVISDGENGLLVDFFNPKQIAHRICEVLDSKDRMMQLRIKARETALERYSQADLLPQHIKLIQDIANRSFPTLNTPEQRSPSTTAKPAKKSKGFASLR, via the coding sequence ATGCGAATCTTGTTTCTTCATCCTAACTTTCCGGCTCAGTACCGCCATGTGGCAACTGTGTTTGGTAAAGACCCCAAAAACAAAGTCGTTTTTGGGACTAGAACGCAGAACGATTCTAGTATTGCTGGAGTGCAAAAAGTCTACTTTCAAGTATTACGAGAAGCTAGAGCTGAAACGCATCACTATGTCCGCACTCAAGAAAGTGCCGTACTACACGGACAAGCTGTTTATCGCATGTGCATAGATCTAAAAGCAGCAGGCTTCACTCCCGATATTATCTGCGGTCACTCGGGTTGGGGACCGACTCTCTACGTCAAGGATGTATATCCAGACACGCCCCTACTTTGTTACTTTGAATGGTACTACCACGGGCGCGGCTCGGATGCCGATTTCGACCCCACCGATCCCCTCTCAGCAGACGACTACCCCCGCATTCGCACCAAAAATACCCCCATTCTGATGGATTTAGCGGCAAGCGATTGGGGGCTATCTCCCACACACTGGCAAAAATCTCAGTTTCCCGCTATATTTCATTCCAAAATCTCTGTTCTCCACGATGGTGTAGATACCGATTACTTCCAGCCACTTCCCAATGCTAAGCTAGTAATCCCCGATCTCGATCTATCTCATGTTGACGAAATTGTTACCTATGTAGCGCGGGGAATGGAACCATATCGAGGCTTCCCACAATTTATCGAAGCCATAGGACATTTACAGAAAATGCGCCCCAACTGCCACGCTGTCATCGTAGGCGAAAATCGCGTTTGCTATGGTAAAGCCGCACCCCAAGGCACAACCTACAAAGACTTAATGCTAGAGAAAGTACCGCTTGATATGTCGCGAGTACATTTTACGGGGCCGCTTCCCTATTCTCATTATTTAAAAGTAATTCAAGCTTCATCAGTTCACGTATACCTTACCCGACCCTTTGTCCTTTCCTGGTCGATGATTGAAACCATGTCAACTGGATGCCTCGTCATCGGTTCCGATACTCCACCTGTAAGAGAAGTGATTAGCGATGGTGAGAACGGACTACTTGTAGATTTCTTTAACCCCAAGCAAATTGCCCACCGCATCTGCGAAGTTCTGGATAGCAAGGATCGCATGATGCAATTGCGGATTAAAGCGAGAGAAACTGCCTTAGAGAGATATTCGCAAGCTGATTTATTGCCACAGCATATTAAACTCATCCAGGATATCGCCAATCGATCCTTCCCAACCCTAAATACTCCAGAGCAGCGATCGCCTAGCACGACCGCCAAACCTGCGAAAAAGAGTAAAGGATTTGCCTCATTACGTTAA
- a CDS encoding VOC family protein — MADLTDKASIRAKIAPCLWFDDQAEEAAKFYTTIFENSKIVNISRYGEAGQEVHGQPPGTVMAVSFELNGQAFAALNGGPQFKFNEAISFQVKCETQAEVDYHWEKLSEGGDKTAQQCGWLKDKYGVSWQIIPKVLFEMLDDADTGKSQRAMTAMLQMKKIDIKELERAYAG; from the coding sequence ATGGCAGATCTGACAGATAAAGCATCGATTCGAGCAAAGATCGCCCCATGTTTGTGGTTTGACGACCAAGCTGAAGAGGCGGCAAAGTTTTATACCACGATTTTTGAAAATTCGAAGATCGTCAATATATCTCGCTATGGAGAAGCTGGGCAGGAAGTTCACGGACAACCGCCAGGAACCGTAATGGCTGTCTCATTTGAGCTAAATGGACAGGCGTTTGCAGCCCTCAATGGCGGCCCACAATTCAAATTCAACGAGGCCATTTCATTCCAAGTCAAATGCGAGACCCAGGCAGAAGTGGACTATCACTGGGAGAAGCTTTCTGAGGGCGGAGATAAAACAGCACAGCAGTGCGGCTGGCTCAAAGATAAATACGGTGTTTCTTGGCAAATCATTCCCAAAGTTTTGTTCGAGATGCTCGATGATGCCGATACGGGAAAATCCCAACGAGCAATGACAGCAATGCTGCAAATGAAGAAGATCGACATCAAGGAACTAGAGCGGGCGTATGCTGGATAG
- a CDS encoding YciI family protein: MKVMVMVKATQDSEAGVMPSEQLLTEMGQYNEELVKAGIMLDGEGLHPSSKGVRVRFSGANRSVTDGPFTETKELVAGFWIWRVQSMEEAIEWVKRCPNPMPGESEIEIRPIFEADDFGAEFTAELREQEDRIREATEKLRNS; the protein is encoded by the coding sequence ATGAAAGTAATGGTGATGGTTAAAGCAACCCAAGACTCTGAAGCGGGCGTGATGCCCAGCGAACAGCTTTTGACTGAAATGGGTCAGTACAACGAAGAGCTGGTGAAGGCAGGGATTATGCTTGATGGTGAGGGATTGCATCCCAGTTCCAAAGGAGTGCGAGTTCGATTCTCAGGCGCGAATCGGAGTGTCACCGATGGCCCCTTCACTGAGACAAAAGAATTAGTGGCTGGTTTTTGGATCTGGCGCGTACAGTCAATGGAAGAAGCGATTGAATGGGTGAAGCGCTGTCCAAACCCGATGCCAGGAGAATCTGAAATCGAGATTCGCCCAATTTTTGAAGCAGATGACTTCGGTGCAGAATTCACAGCCGAACTTAGAGAACAGGAAGATCGCATCCGCGAGGCGACTGAAAAGCTGAGAAACTCTTAG
- a CDS encoding M48 family metallopeptidase translates to MSLPNYSVRVSHRAKNVSLNVNTLGAIEVVVPVGYDLDRVPDLIHRKQRWLKSAVEQVASIRSQPDVPLTPSCPEQITLQAIDRTWQIEYQPVSSSLLIWREQGNNHILLKGNTQNEKLCQKALRSWLTTTAHRYLVPWLYKVSQKHQLPFQKASVRGQRTLWASCSNNQAISINYKLLFLPSPLVEYVFTHELCHTIHLNHSAKFWKLVSKYEANYQQLDKELNTAWRYVPLWAEE, encoded by the coding sequence ATGTCTTTACCAAATTATTCAGTTCGCGTTAGCCATAGAGCCAAAAATGTCAGCCTGAATGTAAACACCTTGGGCGCGATCGAAGTCGTAGTACCAGTGGGTTACGATCTCGATCGAGTTCCAGATCTAATTCATCGCAAGCAGCGCTGGCTGAAATCAGCTGTCGAACAGGTTGCAAGTATCAGATCTCAGCCCGACGTACCACTTACACCCAGTTGTCCGGAGCAGATAACACTGCAAGCGATCGATCGCACCTGGCAAATCGAATATCAACCCGTTTCATCATCCCTGCTGATCTGGCGCGAGCAGGGCAACAACCATATCCTTTTAAAAGGGAATACCCAAAATGAGAAACTATGCCAAAAAGCTCTCCGTTCCTGGCTGACAACTACTGCTCATCGCTATCTAGTCCCCTGGCTCTATAAAGTCAGCCAAAAACATCAACTCCCATTCCAAAAAGCCTCAGTAAGAGGGCAAAGAACTCTCTGGGCAAGTTGCTCAAATAATCAAGCAATTAGCATTAACTACAAGCTCCTCTTCTTACCAAGCCCGCTAGTCGAGTATGTATTTACCCACGAACTTTGCCATACAATACACCTCAACCACTCAGCCAAATTCTGGAAACTAGTCAGCAAGTATGAAGCAAACTACCAGCAACTAGACAAAGAACTTAACACTGCATGGAGATACGTTCCCCTTTGGGCTGAAGAATAA
- a CDS encoding glycosyltransferase, with translation MRKLYFLVPGTGGKFACGGLWAELKTLELARQICSAEVVTYRQREQGRLFLDDLLGESELDDAIFVISWGFDVARLAKRLKSYHAIYHAHSAGYGFTLPANIPIIAVSRNTMGYWGQRSPNSPIYYLPNQISDEFQNLHRDRDIDVLVQARKSSTYLMRELIPTLQEHCRVYVVDSYVEDLAGLFNRAKVYLYDSAEYWATQRVSEGFGLQPMEAIACGCWVFSSVNGGLSDYLDPGFNCDKIAGYAKEYDVQRILQAVAKMENNTSPSLSTEFIAEYRAENIVYRLNVILKEIDRFFDREQHYGSPIPNLTPMRVMQLKAQRLFAQIKKKIGLR, from the coding sequence ATGCGAAAACTGTACTTTTTGGTGCCTGGAACGGGCGGTAAGTTTGCCTGTGGTGGCCTGTGGGCGGAGTTGAAAACCTTAGAACTAGCCAGACAAATCTGTAGTGCGGAAGTGGTAACGTATCGCCAGCGGGAACAAGGCAGATTATTCCTTGACGATCTCTTGGGGGAAAGCGAACTAGATGATGCGATCTTTGTCATTAGTTGGGGCTTTGATGTGGCGAGACTGGCAAAAAGACTAAAGTCTTACCATGCAATCTATCACGCTCACAGTGCTGGCTATGGGTTTACCCTCCCAGCAAATATTCCCATTATTGCGGTGAGTAGAAATACGATGGGATATTGGGGACAGCGATCGCCAAATTCCCCGATCTATTACCTTCCCAACCAAATTAGCGATGAGTTTCAGAATTTACATCGCGATCGCGATATTGATGTTTTGGTGCAAGCTCGAAAATCCTCCACATATCTGATGCGCGAGTTAATTCCCACCTTGCAGGAACATTGTCGGGTCTATGTAGTTGACTCCTATGTTGAGGATCTAGCAGGCTTGTTCAATCGCGCCAAGGTATATCTCTACGATTCCGCTGAATATTGGGCAACTCAGAGAGTTAGCGAAGGATTTGGACTGCAACCGATGGAAGCGATCGCCTGCGGTTGCTGGGTTTTCTCCAGCGTTAATGGGGGATTATCCGATTACCTCGACCCTGGATTCAACTGCGATAAAATTGCGGGCTACGCCAAGGAGTACGATGTCCAACGAATTTTGCAAGCAGTTGCTAAAATGGAGAATAACACATCACCCTCTTTATCAACAGAGTTTATAGCAGAATATCGCGCTGAAAATATCGTGTATCGGCTGAACGTTATCCTGAAAGAAATCGATCGGTTTTTCGATCGCGAGCAACACTACGGCTCACCTATCCCTAATTTGACTCCTATGAGGGTGATGCAATTAAAAGCACAAAGACTATTCGCACAGATAAAAAAGAAGATTGGCCTGAGGTAA
- a CDS encoding MgtC/SapB family protein, whose translation MNDWLHVTLRLSLALLIGAIVGWNREVTGKPAGLRTHMLVSFGSALFVMVPIQLAGDRPSPDSVSRVIQGVATGIGFLGAGEILRQSDTQMGRIRIRGLTSAAAIWVSAALGVAIGAGLWHIGVIGALLALIVLSSVKKLERLLAPPNSSDKN comes from the coding sequence TTGAACGATTGGCTGCATGTTACGCTCAGACTGAGTCTAGCCCTACTAATCGGTGCGATCGTAGGCTGGAACCGAGAGGTAACAGGAAAGCCAGCAGGACTGAGGACGCATATGCTGGTTAGTTTTGGTTCGGCCCTGTTCGTGATGGTGCCAATTCAGTTAGCTGGCGATCGCCCCAGTCCAGATTCTGTGAGTCGGGTTATTCAAGGCGTAGCAACTGGTATAGGCTTCCTAGGCGCAGGAGAAATTCTACGACAATCCGATACACAAATGGGCAGAATCAGGATTAGAGGGCTTACCTCTGCTGCTGCTATTTGGGTATCGGCAGCACTAGGCGTAGCGATCGGCGCTGGTCTATGGCACATAGGGGTAATTGGCGCACTACTAGCCCTGATCGTGCTCAGCAGTGTCAAAAAACTAGAAAGACTCCTTGCCCCACCCAATAGCTCGGACAAAAATTAG
- a CDS encoding glutathione S-transferase family protein, whose translation MNPESPDRSQEQHKELHHPPNETAPKKKGKSLPPKPLIKLVRFGWTSLWRVMMSNLAPRDRSGAYIRPTTQFRDRISSDTDNPYQPATGRYHLYVGMSCPWAHRTLVVRALKGLEDTISISTVSPSPESGGWIFDRVEEGCRSLADLYELAQPGYTGRCTVPVLWDKQTKKIVNNESAEIIVILNSELNQFAKHPDLDLYPVELREQIDCLNDKIYHAVNNGVYRCGFAQTQSAYNLACRELFATLDELDELLGQQSYLCGDRLTLADIRLFTTLFRFDIAYYGLFKCNLRRIQDYPHLSVYLRALYRLPGVASTCDLESVKRDYYGNLFPLNPGGIIPLGPDIHI comes from the coding sequence ATGAACCCAGAATCTCCCGATCGTTCCCAAGAACAGCATAAAGAGCTGCACCATCCTCCAAACGAAACTGCACCCAAAAAGAAAGGGAAGTCTTTACCACCCAAGCCCCTGATTAAGCTAGTTAGATTTGGTTGGACGAGCCTCTGGCGAGTCATGATGTCAAATCTAGCACCGCGCGATCGCTCCGGTGCATATATTCGCCCTACTACCCAGTTTCGCGATCGCATTAGTTCCGACACAGATAATCCCTACCAGCCAGCTACGGGTCGCTATCATCTCTATGTGGGTATGAGTTGCCCCTGGGCGCATCGAACTCTGGTGGTGAGAGCGCTCAAAGGTTTAGAAGATACCATATCAATTTCAACTGTCTCTCCTTCACCGGAGTCCGGCGGTTGGATATTCGATCGCGTTGAAGAGGGTTGTCGCAGTCTGGCGGATTTGTACGAGCTAGCCCAGCCTGGTTATACGGGACGCTGCACCGTACCAGTGTTATGGGACAAGCAAACCAAAAAGATCGTAAATAACGAGAGCGCGGAGATTATTGTCATCCTGAACTCGGAGTTAAACCAATTTGCCAAGCACCCCGATCTGGATTTATACCCTGTGGAACTGCGCGAACAGATCGATTGCCTGAATGACAAAATCTACCATGCGGTCAACAATGGCGTGTATCGCTGCGGCTTTGCCCAAACGCAGTCAGCTTACAATCTCGCCTGTCGGGAATTGTTCGCTACCCTGGATGAATTGGATGAATTACTTGGCCAGCAGAGCTATCTCTGCGGCGATCGCCTCACCTTAGCCGATATCCGCCTGTTCACAACACTATTTCGATTTGATATTGCCTATTACGGCTTATTTAAGTGCAATCTGCGGCGCATCCAGGACTACCCGCACCTCAGTGTCTATCTGCGCGCTCTGTATCGGCTCCCAGGCGTAGCCAGCACCTGCGATCTCGAAAGCGTGAAGCGAGATTACTATGGCAATCTTTTTCCACTCAACCCTGGCGGAATTATTCCCCTAGGGCCAGATATCCATATATAG
- a CDS encoding ABC transporter ATP-binding protein encodes MAQVRLEKITKRWQSTDVIEDINLAIPDGEFWVLVGPSGCGKSTILRTIAGLEAPTSGNIYIGDRLVNQIPARQRDVAMVFQNYALYPHMTVAENLAFGLRMRRAEPQTIDDRVLSVAKSLGIDHLLQRKPTQLSGGQQQRVALGRAIARNPQVFLLDEPLSNLDAQLRDDTRAELKLLHQNLGITMIYVTHDQTEAMTMADRIVVLDKGRIQQIGTPMEVYEQPHNLMVATFLGSPPMNIITATCRHDAFAIGEQTIPCPEAWQSLLRSAQEKTVKLGIRPEHLCFSQSNSNAIALYLKAIVVEPLGSETLIRACLPDDPSQILQIKVMGNLPIRPNEPISVQLQLEQLYLFDSHTGDRLS; translated from the coding sequence ATGGCGCAGGTACGGCTAGAGAAAATTACCAAAAGATGGCAAAGTACTGACGTTATTGAAGACATTAATTTAGCCATCCCCGATGGCGAATTTTGGGTGTTGGTCGGCCCATCGGGTTGTGGTAAGTCCACCATCCTGCGCACGATCGCCGGATTGGAAGCCCCAACATCTGGCAATATTTATATCGGCGATCGCCTGGTGAACCAAATTCCCGCTCGCCAGCGCGATGTTGCTATGGTGTTCCAGAACTATGCCCTCTATCCCCACATGACCGTGGCAGAGAATCTGGCATTCGGCCTGCGCATGCGCCGAGCCGAGCCGCAAACCATTGACGATCGCGTCCTCTCTGTTGCCAAGTCGCTAGGGATCGACCATCTCCTCCAGCGCAAACCCACGCAGCTATCTGGCGGACAACAGCAACGGGTTGCCCTCGGTCGAGCGATCGCCAGAAACCCACAGGTATTTTTGCTAGACGAACCCCTATCCAACCTTGATGCCCAATTGCGCGACGATACCCGTGCCGAACTCAAGCTCCTGCATCAGAATCTTGGAATTACGATGATTTACGTCACCCACGACCAAACTGAAGCCATGACGATGGCAGATCGGATCGTGGTACTTGACAAGGGACGCATCCAGCAAATTGGCACGCCTATGGAAGTCTACGAGCAACCCCATAACCTTATGGTTGCCACCTTTTTGGGTAGCCCGCCGATGAATATCATTACAGCCACATGCAGGCACGATGCTTTTGCGATCGGCGAGCAAACTATTCCCTGTCCGGAAGCATGGCAATCGCTCCTGAGATCGGCTCAGGAAAAAACCGTCAAACTAGGCATCCGCCCCGAACATTTATGCTTTAGTCAATCCAATTCAAACGCCATCGCACTATACCTAAAAGCGATCGTAGTAGAACCCCTGGGCAGCGAAACCCTAATCCGAGCCTGCTTGCCTGACGACCCCAGCCAGATTCTGCAAATTAAAGTGATGGGCAATCTCCCCATCCGCCCCAACGAGCCAATCTCAGTTCAACTACAACTGGAACAACTATACTTATTCGATTCGCATACTGGCGATCGCTTGTCATAA